CCCGCCCAGGGACTCCCCAGGTGGAGGGTGCTCTCAGCCACGGCCTCCAGGACACCGGCCAGATCCCCCGTGATCACCAAGGGTCTCCCCAGCAAGAGGTGTCAGCTAGCCACTTTTATACCCCGGCCTATGCCCGCTGCAACCACCCAGGGACTCCCCAACTAAAGGatgctcccagccacagaccccagccagccctcctgtGCCCACCTAGGGACTCCCCATCTGGAGagtgctcccagtgccaggccCCCCCTATGGACTCACCAGGTAGAGGGGGCTGCCAGCCACggcccccagcacccctgccaaggcagcagcaatggcacaGCGGGGCAGGCTGAGGTGCCCGTCGGGGTGGCGGGTGCAGCCGGCACTCTCAGCCAGGCCATAGATGCCCAAGCGCAAGCCGTTCATGGCCAACTGGTAGAGCAAGGCCGGGGCCAGGCCACGCTGCAGCGCAGTGGCACCGTCGGCCCGGGCGATGGCGGCCAGTGCCTGCAGCACATGGCGGTAGGGCCGGGCGCCAGCAcggggctgcagctccccctgcagctgcatgcgCGTTTTTACCACCTCCAGTGGGTTGGTCAGCAGGCAGGCGCCGCAGGCTGCCAGCCCCCCCAGTGCAAAgtccatgccccctcccctggtcTGGGGGTCGGGGCCAGGGGAGCTCCCACTTTCCAGGTCGCCACCACTGGGCTGCCCGTTCCCTGCCCACCGGTGTTCTGCCGGCAGCCTCGCCTCCTGCCTGCCAGGGAGCCAATGGGGAGCATCCCCTGCAAGCATGCCCCTTAGGCCACGCCCCCTCtgggtggtgtcagcagtggaaagggggctgctccagaggcTTAAGGTTCCCTCTGTGGTTGGGGGGGGCGTGGCTCCCAGACACCCGAGTCCcttccaggtgtgtgtgtgtgtgtgtgggggggcgggcAGCTGGGCGCCTGGGTCCTTTCCCGGCCTCTTGTGGCTGC
This sequence is a window from Alligator mississippiensis isolate rAllMis1 chromosome 15, rAllMis1, whole genome shotgun sequence. Protein-coding genes within it:
- the SLC25A35 gene encoding solute carrier family 25 member 35 translates to MRCGSHKRPGKDPGAQLPAPPHTHTHTWKGLGCLGATPPPTTEGTLSLWSSPLSTADTTQRGRGLRGMLAGDAPHWLPGRQEARLPAEHRWAGNGQPSGGDLESGSSPGPDPQTRGGGMDFALGGLAACGACLLTNPLEVVKTRMQLQGELQPRAGARPYRHVLQALAAIARADGATALQRGLAPALLYQLAMNGLRLGIYGLAESAGCTRHPDGHLSLPRCAIAAALAGVLGAVAGSPLYLVKTHIQAQSAAEIAVGHQHQHQGMVQALRQIWRAQGVAGLWRGAGSAVPRVAVGSATQLSTFSSAKDIVDQLAVFPAGGWQVALAAGMSSSVAVAVAMTPFDVVSTRLYNQPVGPRGQGLLYRGVADCFASTVRAEGILGLYKGLGACYFRMGPHTVLSLLFWDQLRRLWACYGQR